GGTTTTGATCCTCTGCATGGGTGATATTCCCCTTGGCGTTAATTCATTTAGGGCTATAAAACACCTCTCCTTctatgtgtatgcatatatgtatatatatttatatttatttattcattatgCATGTTTTTGTTACGTATTTAGAACTATTTTTAAGCGTGCAAGAATGAATATGATATGTAAACACtgaaaccctgaacccttaATATTAAATACATTAACCTTAGATATCAAGaaattacaatatttattgcatccattatttaaattaataatttcaCTTTTAATAGTTTGAAAATCCTTGCATAATCATGTAAATTCTTCCGCTTTATAAAATCTATTACCGCAGCATGAGGAAGAATATCATCACtattacatttatttgtaaaaaaatcatgTTTTTCATATTGTTCCTAACAGTAAGAATTTTAGGAAAAACATCATAATGAATATCGTCACTTTTTCCCTTAATAATGTTAATTATTTGATCACAAACCcaataattcaaataattaCAGCGTTCATCCTTGATATCATCGTGTAAATAAACAGTAGAAAAggatttaaaatttcttacAAATTTCTTGTAAACTGTATTAAGTCCTGggtattttgcaaaatgagaaTTTATTACTTTGCTATATTTACTATAACCACTTAAATCATTATCAATATCATTGTTAAATTCGGTGTATGTGTTTGTACGAAGgtaatgtttttaaaacttttgtctggaaatttaaaatgaaaaagtcttttattcataa
This genomic window from Plasmodium cynomolgi strain B DNA, scaffold: 0036, whole genome shotgun sequence contains:
- a CDS encoding CYIR protein (putative;~vir-type antigen); translated protein: GYSKYSKVINSHFAKYPGLNTVYKKFVRNFKSFSTVYLHDDIKDERCNYLNYWVCDQIINIIKGKSDDIHYDVFPKILTVRNNMKNMIFLQINVIVMIFFLMLR